The following DNA comes from Halalkaliarchaeum sp. AArc-CO.
TTTCACACTGGCCAGCCGGTCCGAAAGATCGCCGGCAGACGCGGCGGGTTCGCAGTCAGAACCGAAGCAGACGGGGAGTTCCTCGCGGATCTGGTGGTTTCCGACGCCGACTACGCCCACACCGAACAGGAGCTGCTCCCCCCAAAAAAGCGGCAGTATCCCGCCGAGTACTGGGAGAGCCGGACGTACGCACCGTCGGCGTATCTCGTATATCTGGGGGTCGAAGGCGACGTCGAACCGCTCGCGCACCACACGCTGGTGCTTCCGACCGACTGGGACGACCACTTCGAGGAGATCTTCGAGGAACCCGCTTGGCCCGAGAACCCGGCGTACTACCTGTGTGTCCCCTCCGAAACCGACGACTCGGTCTCCCCGGACGGGCACAGCAACCTGTTTGCGCTGGTACCGATCGCGCCCGGGCTCGAGGACACGCCCGAGCGCCGGGCGGCGTTTCGAGAACAGTTGTTCGACGATATCGAGGCGAACACGGGCGTCGATCTCCGGGATCGGATCGTCGTAGAGGAGACCTTCTGTGTGGACGACTTCGCCGACCGATACAACGCGTACGCCGGCTCCGCGCTCGGACTCGCACATACGCTGTCACAGACGGCGCTGCTTCGCCCGAACCGAACGTCGACTGCGGTTGACGGGCTCTACTTTACGGGATCGTACACCACTCCCGGAATCGGCGTCCCGATGTGTCTCATCAGCGGCCAGCTGACTGCAGAACGGATGGCGGAGACGAGTGGGGAGAACTGACGAGCGATCGATCATGGGCTGGGATCGACTGTCGTATCTCATCACGCTGTCTCGCCCCCGGTTCTGGCTGTATCTCGCCGGCCCGGTGGTCGTCGCCGTCGCGTTCGGAGCGACTACTGTCTCGGAGCTTTTCACAGTCGAAACGGTTCTGCTCGCGGTGTACTTCCTCGTCCCGGCGAACGTGCTCCTCTACGGCGTAAACGACGTCTTCGACGCCGAGATCGACGCTGTCAACCCCAAAAAGGAGGC
Coding sequences within:
- the crtI gene encoding phytoene desaturase family protein, with the protein product MDSPPDLGSLAGESVVVIGGGFGGLSTACYLADAGADVTLLEKNEQLGGRASRLEVDGFEFDMGPSWYLMPDVFERFFGHFGREPSEYYSLSRLDPHYRIFFKDGDRVDLVPDLEENRRLFESYEPGAGEALARYLETSKRNYELGMREFVYEDRPRLRDYVDLEVLRHSRHLSLLGTMQGHVEEYFSHPKLQQIMQYTLVFLGGSPHNTPALYNLMSHVDFNMGVYYPDGGIGAVVDGIVELGDELGVAFHTGQPVRKIAGRRGGFAVRTEADGEFLADLVVSDADYAHTEQELLPPKKRQYPAEYWESRTYAPSAYLVYLGVEGDVEPLAHHTLVLPTDWDDHFEEIFEEPAWPENPAYYLCVPSETDDSVSPDGHSNLFALVPIAPGLEDTPERRAAFREQLFDDIEANTGVDLRDRIVVEETFCVDDFADRYNAYAGSALGLAHTLSQTALLRPNRTSTAVDGLYFTGSYTTPGIGVPMCLISGQLTAERMAETSGEN